ACCAGCCCAAGAACGAACCCAAGAACGAGCCCAAGGACCACACGAAGAACGAGCCCAAGGACCAGCCCAACCAGAACTAACCACCGGCGCCGGTTGAGCCGCCGGCCCCGGAGTCGCCGCAAAGCTGATGAGCGTCTTCGACGCGGGTCGCGAAGCAGCTGACGGCTTCAGCGTCGACGGTTTGAGCGCCCGCGTCGGCGCCCCAGCAGCCTCGCCTGCTCGCTCTTCAGCTGGGTGAACCGGTCGCGGGTGTACTCCCTTAGCGCCCGGCCGGGGAACGGTATGAGCTGACCCGCGTCAGTCGGGCCTGCCTCTGCGCCAGTCGCAGTCCGTTGAGACAGGTCGCCAGGTAGCCGATGAACGCCAGCCCGACGGTCAAGATCACTGTGGCCATGAGAGGTGATGGTAGGCCGCTCCGATCGGATCATCTGATCGCTGATCCGGTTCCCCCGTTTGCCCCCGGACTCAAGGTCGGCGGAACGACTTTTGCCGGGAGCTGCTCTGGCGCGAGTGATCATTCGTCGTCGTTGATGTGCGAAATCCGGCAGTAGATCGCCGCCCGTTTCCCTGTCCAGTCGGTACGACTGCGCTTGTCTCGCTGTGAACCGGCTGTCCGGGCCAGCCCGCGGAGCCGTTCCGAGTCATTGTTGACCTGCGAATCTTCGTTGACCGCCTCCATGAGAAAAGGCTATGAAGAAGCTATGACTACGCTCAAGTCCAAGCTGCACGAAGACCTCACCGCGGCGATCAGGGCGCGCGACGAACTGCGCTCCTCCACTCTCCGGCTGACCCTCGCCGCGATCACCAAGGAGGAGGTCGCGGGCAAGACGGCGCGCGAGCTCTCCGACGACGAGGTGCAGAAGGTGATCGCCAAGGAGGCGAAGAAGCGCCGTGAGGCCGCCGAGGCCTTCGCCCAGGGCGGGCGGACCGAGTCGGCCGAGCGGGAGCAGGCGGAGGGCGTGCTGCTCGACGCGTACCTGCCGAAGCAGCTAACCGACGACGAGCTGGGCGCGATCGTCGCCCAAGCCGTAGAGGAGGCGAAGGGCGCGGGCGCCGAGGGGCCGCGTGCCATGGGTGCCGTCATGAAGATTGTGAACCCGAAGGTGGCGGGCCGAGCCGAGGGCGGCCGGGTGGCCGCAGCGGTGAAGCAGCGCCTCGCGGGCTGAGCGCGCTCACGCACGTACTGATTGCGTGCGTAGGGAGTTCATGATCGCGTAAGTGATCGAGTGCCTGATCGAGTGCCTGATCGCGCACCTACGCGAAGGAGGGGCCCCGGTCGCATCCGACCAGGGCCCCTCTTCACATTCGCCGGCTACCCGGGATTCGGCCAGCCGCCGTTCGCGCCGCCGTTCCCCTTGCCGCGGTCGTTCCCGCCGAGCAGGTCCGGCGGGATCGAGATCCCGGGCCACGGCTGCTGCCCGCCGTTGCCCTGGCCGCGGTTGTCACCGGGCTTGTTGCCGGGCTTGCCGCCGGGCTTGCCGTTCTCCTTCGGCTGGTCCGGGATCGGCACGCTGATGAACGACGGAGCGGACTGCCCGTCCAGAGCCCCTCGCATCGCGTCCCGCCAGATCGGTCCGGGGACCTGACCGCCGAAGACCTTCTGCTGCCACACGCCGCCGATGGTGATGTTCTCCATCTTCACCTGCTGCGTGGGGCTGCCGACCCAGACCGCACCGGAGAGGTTCGGGGTGTAGCCGACGAACCAGGCGTTCCTCCGTGCGTCCGTGGTGCCGGTCTTGCCCGCGTTGTCGCGGCTCTGCAGACCGGCCTGCTGACCCGTACCGGAGTCGATCACTCCGCGCAGCAACGTGTTTATCGTGTCGGCCGTCCGCTCGGACATGACCTTGTTGCAGCTGCTCTTCGGCACCTGCAGGCTCTGTCCGTCGGCCGTCGCGATGGACTCGATGGCGGTCGGGGTGCAGTACGTGCCGCGGTTGGCGAACGTCGCGTACGCGTTGGCCATGGTCAGCGGCGACACGCCCTTGGATCCCAGGGAGATCGCGGGCACCTCGGGCAGCTTCTCGCCGTTGCCCTGCACGACGCCCATCTTGCTCGTCATCTCCATGACCGGGCACATGCCGATGTCGGCGATCATCTGCACGAAGTAGGTGTTGACCGACTTCGCCATCGCCTCCTTGAGCGCGTACGGGCCGACCTCGGACTTGTTCTCGTTCGGCACTTCGGCGTTCTCCGTGTTGACCCACGGCTTTCCGCTGCAGGTCTGCACCCCCGGATAGGGCATCTTGTACGGCGCCGGGTAGACCTGTGTCGGCGGCCTGCCCTGCTCTATGGCGGCCGCGGCCACGAACGGCTTGAATGTCGAACCCGTCGGGAAGCCGTAGTTCGAGCCGCCCAGCTGCTTGTTGACCGAGTAGTTGATCTGGGTCTCGGTCTTGCCGAAGCCGTACGGCCGGGACTGGCCCATGGCCATGATCTTGCCGCTGCCCGGCTGGACCATCGTTACGGCGGTGGCGACGCTGTCCGTCTGGTAGACGTGATTCTTGATCGACTCCTGTGCCGACTTCTGCGCCTGCGGGTCGAGCGTCGTCTTGATCGTCAGACCGCCCTGGTTCCAGACCTTGGCCCGGTCCTCCTTGTTCTTGCCGAAGACCGGGTTGGAGAGGAACACCTCGCGTACGTAGTCGCAGAAGAAGCCCGCGCCGTTGACGGCCGTGATGCAGCCGTTCTTGGGCTTGCTGACCTTCAGGGTGATCGGGGTGGCTTTCGCCCGGTCCGCCTCCGCCTGCGAGATATCGCGGACCTCGGCCATGCGCTGCAGCACGGTGTTGCGACGCTTGGTCGCCTCCTGCTTGTCATTGACCGGGTCGTAGCGGCTCGGGGACTGGACGATGCCGGCGAGCATCGCCGCCTCCTCCACCTTCAGGTTCTTGGCGGACTTGGAGAAGTAGCGCTGGGACGCCGCCTCGACGCCGTACGCCTGCTCGCCGAAGAAGGTGATGTTGAGGTAGTTCTCGAGGATCTTCTTCTTCCCGAGCTCTTCCTCGACCTGGATCGCGTACTTGAGTTCCTGGATCTTCCGGCCGAGCGTCTGCTGGGTGGCCTGGGCGACCTTGTCGGGGTCGTCGCCGGCCTCCTCGACGAAGACGTTCTTCACGTACTGCTGGGTGAGGGTGGACGCGCCCTGCGATACGCCACCCGACTGGGCGTTGCGGTTGAGCGCGCGCAGCACACCCTTGAGGTCGATCGCCCCGTGCTCGTAGAAGCGCGAGTCCTCGATCGCGACGATCGCCTTCTGCATGTAGGGCGAGATGTCCTTGAGCGGGACGACCGTGCGGTCGCGCGAGTAGACCGTGGCGATCTGGCCGCCCTTGGAGTCAAGGATGCTGGTGCGCTGACTCAGCGGCGGAGTCTTGAGGTTGGCCGGGATTTCGTCGAATCCCTGGACCGTTCCCTTGGCCGCGAGTCCCAGCGCTCCGGCGGCGGGCAGGGCGATGCCTGCCAGCACCGCTCCGGAGAGGACGCTGACACCGAGGAACTTGGCGGCCTGCTGGGTCCCGGTCAGACCTCCGCCCGAGCGGTTCTTTGGCATGGGGGCAGCCTACGTTCTCATTCGCCGGACACGCGTATAGGCCTTGGCCTAAGCTGCTCTCAACTGTCACAGCAGTGCGGTTTCGTATCAAGGCCTCCCCGAACTTCGGCTGTATCCGAACGCGGCAGAGCCCTGTCCGAATCCGCCTCATGCGTCATCCGAAGTCCGTTGTGACTCAACTGAACTGTCCCGGATTGCCGGAATAGTCACGTATGCCCTCGGCTCACTCCCCTGGGTGATCTGCCGCGTACGCATAGTCCGTTCGGGCCATTCAAGATTGGGCCCGAAGGGGGTGTTGCGCTGTGCCCACCTTCCGTAACGTCCTCAACTGGTAGCGGTGAATATGCCGCTACCGCCGTGGGGGAGCCTCGATTCGGGAGAGGACGGCGCCGGCATGGGCTGGGTAACCGACTGGAGTGCGCAGGCAGCCTGCCGCACTACCGATCCGGATGAACTGTTCGTACAAGGGGCAGCGCAGAACAGGGCCAAGGCGGTGTGCACCGGATGCCCGGTGCGGACCGAATGCCTGGCCGACGCGCTCGACAACCACGTCGAGTTCGGCGTGTGGGGCGGAATGACCGAGCGGGAACGACGTGCACTGTTGCGCAGGCGTCCCACGGTCACCTCCTGGCGCAGACTGCTGGAGACCGCGCGTACGGAATACGAGCGCAGCGCGGGCATTCTGCCCGTGGGCCTCGATGACGACGAGACATACGAGACATATGCGGCGGCTGGGTAGCCACCCGCGCTAGCTCGTAGGAGAGCTCGTACAAGCGTTAAGCAGCTCCGGCCGGGGTACGACCGTCGGTCGCGAGTCGGTCGCCGATGGCCCGAAGCCCCGCGAGATCATGTACGTCGCCGGGCAGAGCGGGCACTTGGGCCACCGCCACCTCGGGGTGGAGCGCGGTGAAGCGGTCGCGCGTTCGCTGTTCACGCGCGAGCACCTGCATCCGTTCGGCGTGCAGGCGCAGCAGCCCTGCGGTCAGCAGCTCTGTGGTGTGGTCCCCTTGACCGTCATGGTCAAGGGCAGCTTCATGGTCCTCGGGACTGTGCTCCACGGTGGTTTTCTGCACGGTGGTTTTCTGCACGGTGGTTTTCTGCACGGTGGTTTTCTGCATGGGGGTGTGCTGCACGGTGATTTTCGGCACGGGCGGGGATTCGGGAGAGGCGCCCGGGGCGTCACGAACACCAGTCTTCCCGGGCTCCTGATCCACAATGCGGCCCTCGTCAAGATTTTCTGCGGCGGCAAGTGCCCGCTCGGCCGACAGCCGGGCGGCGCCGCTGCCGTGGACCCGGTTCAGCACCAGACCGGCGAGCGGCATCTCCTCCGCCGCCAGCCGCTCCACGAAGTACGCCGCCTCGCGCAGCGCGTCCCGCTCGGGCGCCGCGACCACCAAGAACGCCGTGCCGGGAGCCTGCAGCAGCCGGTAGGTCGCGTCCGCGCGGGTGCGGAAGCCGCCGAACATGCTGTCCATCGCGGCCACGAAGGTCTGCACGTCACGCAGGAGTTGCCCGCCCAGCAGCTTGCCGAGCGTCCCCGTCATCATCGACATGCCGACATTCAGGAACTTCATTCCGGCCCGGCCGCCCATCTTCGCCGGAGCCATCAGCAGCTTGATGAACTTCCCGTCCAGGAACGACCCGAGGCGCTTGGGCGCGTCCAGGAAGTCCAGCGCCGAGCGCGACGGAGGGGTGTCGACGACGATCAGGTCCCATTCGTCGCGGGCGCGCAGCTGCCCCAGTTTCTCCATCGCCATGTACTCCTGCGTGCCCGCGAAACCGGCCGACAGGGACTGGTAGAAGGGGTTCTCCAGGATCGCGCGGGACCGCTCGCCGTCCGCGTGCGCCTCGACGATCTCGTCGAAGGTCCGCTTCATGTCCAGCATCATGGCGTGCAGTTCACCCTCGCCCTCGATGCCCTTCACCCGGCGCGGGATGTTGTCGAGGGAGTCGATGCCCATGGACTGGGCGAGCCTGCGGGCCGGGTCGATGGTCAGGACGACCACCTTGCGGCCGCGCTCGGCCGCCCGTACGCCGAGAGCCGCAGCGGTCGTCGTCTTGCCGACACCGCCGGCGCCGCAGCACACGATGATGCGGGTGGCCGGGTTGTCGATGAGAGGGTCGATCTCGAGCGGGGCCGACACGTCCAGGGTCATGAGGCAGCCTCTTGATTCCGGAGTTCCTTCGCCAGTTGGTAGAGCCCGGCCAGGTGGACTCCCTCGCTCAGCAGGGGGAGTTCGTACGACGGCAGCCCCAGGCCGTCCAGCGCGGCGCGCTGCTCGCGCTCCAGCTCGACGCGCTGGGCGTGGTCCCTGGCCTGCTCCAGGAGCGGCGTGACGAGCTTCGCGGAGCCGCTGACGCCGGCCGCCGTGAGCGCCTTGGCGATCTCCGCACGGCGGTCCCCGGCGGCGCTGCGCACCGCCTCCTCGTCGAGGATGTGCGGCCGGACCATGTTCACGATCACCTTGCCGACCGGGAGGCCCGCGGCGCGGAGTTCGGCGACGCCGTCCGCGGTCTCCTGGACCGGCATCTCCTCCAGCAGCGTCACCAGATGGACGGCCGTCTCCGGTGACTTGAGGACACGCATCACGGCCTGGGCCTGATTGTGTATCGGGCCGAACCTGGCCAGCCCCGCCACTTCGTCGTTGACGTTCAGGAAGCGGGTGATGCGGCCGGTGGGCGGCGCGTCCATCACCACGTAGTCGTACGTGTAGGTGCCCTGCTTCGTCTTGCGGCGTACGGCTTCGCATGCCTTGCCGGTCAGCAGTACGTCCCGTACGCCCGGCGCGACGGTCGTCGCGAAGTCGATCGCGCCGAGCTTCTGCAGCGCGCGGCCCGCCGAGCCCAGTTTGTAGAACATGTGGAGGTAGTCGAGGAGCGCCCGCTCGGCGTCGATGGCCAGCGCGAACACCTCGCCACCGCCGGAGGAGACGGCGATTTTCCGCTCCTCGTACGGCAGCGCCTCTGTCTCGAAGAGCTGTGCGATGCCCTGTCTCCCCTCCACTTCGACGAGGAGAGTCCGCTTTCCCTCGGTGGCGAGGGCGAGCGCGAGGGCGGCGGCGACCGTCGTCTTACCGGTACCACCCTTGCCGCTGACGACCTGGAGCCTGCTCACGTATTCGAGCCTAACCAGTCGGGCGGCGGGCTACGCACGAGGCTGCCCGTCGGTGCGACTACAGTCGGCTCCATGACCAAGTGGGAATACGCGACCGTGCCCCTTCTCGTGCACGCGACCAAGCAGATTCTGGACACCTGGGGCGAGGACGGCTGGGAGCTCGTCCAGGTCGTTCCCGGGCCGAACAACCCCGAGCAGCTGGTGGCCTATCTGAAGCGGGAGAAGGCATGAGCGGCGTTGTCGACGCGAAGCTCGCCGAGCTCGGGCTGACGCTGCCGGAGGTCGTACCGCCGCTGGCCGCGTATCAGCCGGCTGTGGTGTCCGGTGTGTACGTCTACACCGCGGGACAGCTCCCGATGGTGGAGGGCAAGCTTCCGGTTACCGGCAAGGTGGGTGGCGAAGTCACCGCCGAGGAGGCCAAGGAGCTGGCGCGAACCTGTGCGCTGAACGCCCTGGCCGCCGTGAAGTCGGTTGTCGGTGATCTGGACCGGGTC
This portion of the Streptomyces sp. NBC_01750 genome encodes:
- a CDS encoding GatB/YqeY domain-containing protein; the encoded protein is MTTLKSKLHEDLTAAIRARDELRSSTLRLTLAAITKEEVAGKTARELSDDEVQKVIAKEAKKRREAAEAFAQGGRTESAEREQAEGVLLDAYLPKQLTDDELGAIVAQAVEEAKGAGAEGPRAMGAVMKIVNPKVAGRAEGGRVAAAVKQRLAG
- a CDS encoding transglycosylase domain-containing protein, which codes for MPKNRSGGGLTGTQQAAKFLGVSVLSGAVLAGIALPAAGALGLAAKGTVQGFDEIPANLKTPPLSQRTSILDSKGGQIATVYSRDRTVVPLKDISPYMQKAIVAIEDSRFYEHGAIDLKGVLRALNRNAQSGGVSQGASTLTQQYVKNVFVEEAGDDPDKVAQATQQTLGRKIQELKYAIQVEEELGKKKILENYLNITFFGEQAYGVEAASQRYFSKSAKNLKVEEAAMLAGIVQSPSRYDPVNDKQEATKRRNTVLQRMAEVRDISQAEADRAKATPITLKVSKPKNGCITAVNGAGFFCDYVREVFLSNPVFGKNKEDRAKVWNQGGLTIKTTLDPQAQKSAQESIKNHVYQTDSVATAVTMVQPGSGKIMAMGQSRPYGFGKTETQINYSVNKQLGGSNYGFPTGSTFKPFVAAAAIEQGRPPTQVYPAPYKMPYPGVQTCSGKPWVNTENAEVPNENKSEVGPYALKEAMAKSVNTYFVQMIADIGMCPVMEMTSKMGVVQGNGEKLPEVPAISLGSKGVSPLTMANAYATFANRGTYCTPTAIESIATADGQSLQVPKSSCNKVMSERTADTINTLLRGVIDSGTGQQAGLQSRDNAGKTGTTDARRNAWFVGYTPNLSGAVWVGSPTQQVKMENITIGGVWQQKVFGGQVPGPIWRDAMRGALDGQSAPSFISVPIPDQPKENGKPGGKPGNKPGDNRGQGNGGQQPWPGISIPPDLLGGNDRGKGNGGANGGWPNPG
- a CDS encoding WhiB family transcriptional regulator, which translates into the protein MGWVTDWSAQAACRTTDPDELFVQGAAQNRAKAVCTGCPVRTECLADALDNHVEFGVWGGMTERERRALLRRRPTVTSWRRLLETARTEYERSAGILPVGLDDDETYETYAAAG
- a CDS encoding ArsA family ATPase, yielding MTLDVSAPLEIDPLIDNPATRIIVCCGAGGVGKTTTAAALGVRAAERGRKVVVLTIDPARRLAQSMGIDSLDNIPRRVKGIEGEGELHAMMLDMKRTFDEIVEAHADGERSRAILENPFYQSLSAGFAGTQEYMAMEKLGQLRARDEWDLIVVDTPPSRSALDFLDAPKRLGSFLDGKFIKLLMAPAKMGGRAGMKFLNVGMSMMTGTLGKLLGGQLLRDVQTFVAAMDSMFGGFRTRADATYRLLQAPGTAFLVVAAPERDALREAAYFVERLAAEEMPLAGLVLNRVHGSGAARLSAERALAAAENLDEGRIVDQEPGKTGVRDAPGASPESPPVPKITVQHTPMQKTTVQKTTVQKTTVQKTTVEHSPEDHEAALDHDGQGDHTTELLTAGLLRLHAERMQVLAREQRTRDRFTALHPEVAVAQVPALPGDVHDLAGLRAIGDRLATDGRTPAGAA
- a CDS encoding ArsA family ATPase: MSRLQVVSGKGGTGKTTVAAALALALATEGKRTLLVEVEGRQGIAQLFETEALPYEERKIAVSSGGGEVFALAIDAERALLDYLHMFYKLGSAGRALQKLGAIDFATTVAPGVRDVLLTGKACEAVRRKTKQGTYTYDYVVMDAPPTGRITRFLNVNDEVAGLARFGPIHNQAQAVMRVLKSPETAVHLVTLLEEMPVQETADGVAELRAAGLPVGKVIVNMVRPHILDEEAVRSAAGDRRAEIAKALTAAGVSGSAKLVTPLLEQARDHAQRVELEREQRAALDGLGLPSYELPLLSEGVHLAGLYQLAKELRNQEAAS
- a CDS encoding DUF4177 domain-containing protein, with the translated sequence MTKWEYATVPLLVHATKQILDTWGEDGWELVQVVPGPNNPEQLVAYLKREKA
- a CDS encoding RidA family protein, which codes for MSGVVDAKLAELGLTLPEVVPPLAAYQPAVVSGVYVYTAGQLPMVEGKLPVTGKVGGEVTAEEAKELARTCALNALAAVKSVVGDLDRVARVVKVVGFVASASDFTGQPGVLNGASELLGAVFGDKGVHARSAVGVAVLPLDAPVEVEIQVELVQG